A part of Toxotes jaculatrix isolate fToxJac2 chromosome 24, fToxJac2.pri, whole genome shotgun sequence genomic DNA contains:
- the LOC121177654 gene encoding receptor-type tyrosine-protein phosphatase-like N isoform X1: MSFSYITQLKSCLRRKQEHVIYQKSDACERKADDSTGCLFEKKLCPRDQLCNDDGLFGQCQAPHQEPVQYQVSVPVLHKLQEVLRDLMVQGLTWRDDVTQVIIGRELSHIPTISSSSKLHEKMAKQLSGSSQRSVQGPGDPSDPEMVQQYVDYMILDPSRSSVHMQTPLLDPYTYHQQQYGYQEEEERSLNSLDDNPAFPLLASPSRSGSRGLLDRDRQLLQDLVSFYLTSPSSSSSSSSSSPSAVQSLSRLRGAAGLPSSLSSSSSSSSSSFYPELDFPLDYGEDYVSQMSQLGKEQQQEQEEKKAQKEHNTLSGLDEPSLQRLAVLLDHYGLDMKDLSPEQKDHVPAALKQLQLESSYAHKQTKDKYGDNAATGKKITEGSVLHKVVTPESPPSTNKSPKLEGPQKEPSPTVASNQDKLGKKEPAAKAEEYGYIVTNQSPLSLNDGVRVLELLSERMGLSTGSFINISVVGPAITFRIRPNSKNLTAGDVAEAAVAEKNLLESEMGLKVLQSGVGERNNGKALPLVTRVHSGSRWVFATLVAMACIGGLLVVAMSIACLRHHAHRLAAKKLGLGPEGGSFSHQEYQDLCRQHMASKGAFGRLEAAALGAVGGASGGAAVAAAGGADSRVSSVSSQFSDGAQPSPSSHSSTPSWCEEPAQANMDISTGHMILAYMEDHLRNKDRLMKEWEALCSYQAEPSAVSVAQSESNAKKNRCPDSVPYDHSRVKLKVEINPSRSDYINASTIIEHDPRMPAYIATQGPLPHTISDFWQMVWENGCTVIVMMTALVEDGEKQCDRYWPDEGSSLYHIYEVNLVSEHIWCNDFLVRSFYLKNVQTQETRTLTQFHFLSWPAQGIPTSTRPLLDFRRKVNKCYRGRSCPIIVHCSDGTGRTGTYILIDMVLNRMAKGVKEIDIAATLEHVRDQRPGMVRTKDQFEFALTAVAEEVNAILKALPQ, encoded by the exons ATGTCATTCAGTTATATCACTCAGTTAAAGTCATGTCTGAGACGTAAACAGGAACATGTTATTTACCAAAAATCGGATGCATGTGAAAGGAAAGCCGATGACAGCACAG gttgCTTGTTTGAGAAGAAGCTCTGTcccagagatcagctgtgcaaCGATG ACGGTTTGTTTGGGCAGTGCCAGGCTCCTCACCAGGAGCCCGTCCAGTACCAGGTGTCTGTGCCCGTCCTCCACAAACTGCAGGAAGTCCTCAGAGACCTGATGGTGCAAG GTCTGACCTGGAGAGATGATGTCACCCAGGTGATCATTGGGCGAGAGCTGAGTCACATTCCTACCATCAGTTCCTCCTCGAAACTTCATGAGAAGATGGCCAAACA ACTGTCGGGCTCCAGTCAGCGGAGCGTTCAGGGGCCCGGGGATCCATCCGACCCCGAGATGGTGCAGCAGTATGTGGACTACATGATCCTCGATCCCTCCCGATCCTCCGTCCACATGCAGACGCCCCTGCTGGACCCGTACACCTACCACCAG cagcagtatggctaccaggaggaggaggagcgctCCCTCAACTCTCTAGATGATAATCCAGCCTTCCCGCTCCTCGCCTCCCCCTCCCGCTCCGGATCCAGAGGACTACTGGACCGAGACCGTCAGCTTCTCCAGGACCTGGTGTCTTTTTACCTcacctccccttcctcttcttcttcctcctcttcctcttcaccctcggCTGTTCAGTCCCTCTCTCGTCTCAGAGGGGCTGCAGGTCTCCCCTCTTCACtgtcttcctcatcctcctcctcgtcctcctctttcTACCCAGAGCTGGACTTCCCTCTGGATTACGGCGAGGACTATGTTTCCCAGATGTCCCAGCTTGGcaaagaacagcagcaggagcaggaggagaagaaggcaCAGAAGGAACACAACACCTTGTCTGGACTGGATG AGCCCTCTCTGCAGAGACTGGCCGTGCTGCTCGATCATTACGGCCTCGACATGAAGGACTTGTCCCCTGAGCAGAAAGACCACGTGCCGGCTGctctgaagcagctgcagctggagagcTCCTACGcccacaaacaaaccaaag ATAAATATGGAGACAATGCTGCCACAGGGAAGAAG ATCACAGAGGGTTCAGTGCTGCACAAGGTGGTCACTCCAGAGTCTCCACCCTCCACCAACAAGTCCCCCAAACTGGAGGGGCCCCAGAAAGAGCCGAGCCCCACTGTGGCATCCAACCAGGACAAACTGGGAAAGAAGGAGCCAGCAGCCAAGGCGGAGGAGTACGGCTACATCGTCACCAACCAGAG CCCCCTCAGTCTGAATGACGGGGTGCGAGTGTTggagctgctgtcagagaggaTGGGCCTCTCCACCGGCTCCTTCATCAACATCAG TGTCGTTGGACCTGCCATCACCTTCAGGATCAGACCCAACTCCAAGAACCTGACTGCTGGAGATGTGGCAGAGGCAGCAG TTGCAGAGAAGAACCTCCTGGAGTCAGAGATGGGCCTGAAGGTGCTGCAGAGTGGCGTTGGAGAG AGGAATAATGGGAAAGCGCTGCCTTTGGTGACCCGAGTCCACTCTGGCTCCCGCTGGGTGTTTGCCACGCTGGTGGCAATGGCCTGCATCGGTGGCCTCCTGGTGGTGGCCATGAGTATTGCCTGCCTGCGTCACCACGCCCACCGTCTGGCAGCCAAGAAGCTTGGCCTGGGGCCGGAGGGAGGCAGCTTCAGCCACCAGGAGTACCAG GACCTGTGTCGCCAGCACATGGCGTCCAAAGGTGCCTTCGGACGCCTGGAAGCCGCCGCCCTGGGTGCTGTGGGAGGAGCGAGCGGAGGGGCAGCGGTGGCAGCGGCAGGCGGCGCAGACTCGAGGGTGAGCAGTGTGTCATCCCAGTTCAGCGATGGAGCTCAGCCCAGTCCCAGCTCCCACAGCAGCACGCCCTCATGGTGTGAGGAGCCAGCACAGGCCAACATGGACATCTCTACTGGTCACATGATACTG GCCTACATGGAGGACCACCTGAGGAATAAGGACCGTCTGATGAAGGAGTGGGAGGCTCTGTGTTCCTACCAGGCCGAGCCCAGTGCTGTGTCTGTGGCTCAGAGTGAGTCCAACGCCAAGAAGAACCGCTGCCCTGACTCCGTGCCCT ATGATCATTCGAGGGTAAAGCTGAAAGTGGAGATCAACCCGTCACGGTCTGACTACATCAATGCCAGTACGATA ATTGAGCATGACCCTCGGATGCCGGCGTACATTGCCACCCAGGGCCCCCTGCCACACACTATCTCTGATTTCTGGCAG ATGGTCTGGGAGAACGGCTGCACTGTGATCGTGATGATGACGGCTCTGGTGGAGGACGGAGAGAAGCAGTGCGATCGCTACTGGCCCGATGAAGGCTCGTCCCTCTACCACATCTATGAG GTGAACTTGGTGTCAGAGCACATCTGGTGTAACGACTTCCTGGTGAGAAGTTTCTACCTGAAGAACGTGCAGACGCAGGAGACCAGGACGCTCACTCAGTTCCACTTCCTCAGCTGGCCGGCTCAGGGCATCCCCACCTCCACACGCCCACTGCTGGACTTCCGCAG gaAGGTGAATAAGTGCTACAGAGGACGATCCTGCCCCATCATCGTGCACTGCAG TGACGGGACGGGACGGACTGGGACCTACATCCTGATTGACATGGTTCTGAATCGCATGGCTAAAG GTGTGAAAGAGATCGACATCGCCGCGACACTGGAGCACGTTCGGGACCAGAGGCCTGGGATGGTTCGCACCAAG gaccagtttgagttcgCACTGACTGCTGTCGCTGAGGAAGTCAATGCCATCCTCAAAGCTCTGCCCCAGTGA
- the LOC121177654 gene encoding receptor-type tyrosine-protein phosphatase-like N isoform X4 produces MRSPRLWAALCLLLTASCRLCSAARHGCLFEKKLCPRDQLCNDDGLFGQCQAPHQEPVQYQVSVPVLHKLQEVLRDLMVQGLTWRDDVTQVIIGRELSHIPTISSSSKLHEKMAKQLSGSSQRSVQGPGDPSDPEMVQQYVDYMILDPSRSSVHMQTPLLDPYTYHQQQYGYQEEEERSLNSLDDNPAFPLLASPSRSGSRGLLDRDRQLLQDLVSFYLTSPSSSSSSSSSSPSAVQSLSRLRGAAGLPSSLSSSSSSSSSSFYPELDFPLDYGEDYVSQMSQLGKEQQQEQEEKKAQKEHNTLSGLDEPSLQRLAVLLDHYGLDMKDLSPEQKDHVPAALKQLQLESSYAHKQTKDKYGDNAATGKKITEGSVLHKVVTPESPPSTNKSPKLEGPQKEPSPTVASNQDKLGKKEPAAKAEEYGYIVTNQSPLSLNDGVRVLELLSERMGLSTGSFINISVVGPAITFRIRPNSKNLTAGDVAEAAVAEKNLLESEMGLKVLQSGVGERNNGKALPLVTRVHSGSRWVFATLVAMACIGGLLVVAMSIACLRHHAHRLAAKKLGLGPEGGSFSHQEYQDLCRQHMASKGAFGRLEAAALGAVGGASGGAAVAAAGGADSRVSSVSSQFSDGAQPSPSSHSSTPSWCEEPAQANMDISTGHMILAYMEDHLRNKDRLMKEWEALCSYQAEPSAVSVAQSESNAKKNRCPDSVPYDHSRVKLKVEINPSRSDYINASTIIEHDPRMPAYIATQGPLPHTISDFWQMVWENGCTVIVMMTALVEDGEKQCDRYWPDEGSSLYHIYEVNLVSEHIWCNDFLVRSFYLKNVQTQETRTLTQFHFLSWPAQGIPTSTRPLLDFRRKVNKCYRGRSCPIIVHCSDGTGRTGTYILIDMVLNRMAKGVKEIDIAATLEHVRDQRPGMVRTKDQFEFALTAVAEEVNAILKALPQ; encoded by the exons gttgCTTGTTTGAGAAGAAGCTCTGTcccagagatcagctgtgcaaCGATG ACGGTTTGTTTGGGCAGTGCCAGGCTCCTCACCAGGAGCCCGTCCAGTACCAGGTGTCTGTGCCCGTCCTCCACAAACTGCAGGAAGTCCTCAGAGACCTGATGGTGCAAG GTCTGACCTGGAGAGATGATGTCACCCAGGTGATCATTGGGCGAGAGCTGAGTCACATTCCTACCATCAGTTCCTCCTCGAAACTTCATGAGAAGATGGCCAAACA ACTGTCGGGCTCCAGTCAGCGGAGCGTTCAGGGGCCCGGGGATCCATCCGACCCCGAGATGGTGCAGCAGTATGTGGACTACATGATCCTCGATCCCTCCCGATCCTCCGTCCACATGCAGACGCCCCTGCTGGACCCGTACACCTACCACCAG cagcagtatggctaccaggaggaggaggagcgctCCCTCAACTCTCTAGATGATAATCCAGCCTTCCCGCTCCTCGCCTCCCCCTCCCGCTCCGGATCCAGAGGACTACTGGACCGAGACCGTCAGCTTCTCCAGGACCTGGTGTCTTTTTACCTcacctccccttcctcttcttcttcctcctcttcctcttcaccctcggCTGTTCAGTCCCTCTCTCGTCTCAGAGGGGCTGCAGGTCTCCCCTCTTCACtgtcttcctcatcctcctcctcgtcctcctctttcTACCCAGAGCTGGACTTCCCTCTGGATTACGGCGAGGACTATGTTTCCCAGATGTCCCAGCTTGGcaaagaacagcagcaggagcaggaggagaagaaggcaCAGAAGGAACACAACACCTTGTCTGGACTGGATG AGCCCTCTCTGCAGAGACTGGCCGTGCTGCTCGATCATTACGGCCTCGACATGAAGGACTTGTCCCCTGAGCAGAAAGACCACGTGCCGGCTGctctgaagcagctgcagctggagagcTCCTACGcccacaaacaaaccaaag ATAAATATGGAGACAATGCTGCCACAGGGAAGAAG ATCACAGAGGGTTCAGTGCTGCACAAGGTGGTCACTCCAGAGTCTCCACCCTCCACCAACAAGTCCCCCAAACTGGAGGGGCCCCAGAAAGAGCCGAGCCCCACTGTGGCATCCAACCAGGACAAACTGGGAAAGAAGGAGCCAGCAGCCAAGGCGGAGGAGTACGGCTACATCGTCACCAACCAGAG CCCCCTCAGTCTGAATGACGGGGTGCGAGTGTTggagctgctgtcagagaggaTGGGCCTCTCCACCGGCTCCTTCATCAACATCAG TGTCGTTGGACCTGCCATCACCTTCAGGATCAGACCCAACTCCAAGAACCTGACTGCTGGAGATGTGGCAGAGGCAGCAG TTGCAGAGAAGAACCTCCTGGAGTCAGAGATGGGCCTGAAGGTGCTGCAGAGTGGCGTTGGAGAG AGGAATAATGGGAAAGCGCTGCCTTTGGTGACCCGAGTCCACTCTGGCTCCCGCTGGGTGTTTGCCACGCTGGTGGCAATGGCCTGCATCGGTGGCCTCCTGGTGGTGGCCATGAGTATTGCCTGCCTGCGTCACCACGCCCACCGTCTGGCAGCCAAGAAGCTTGGCCTGGGGCCGGAGGGAGGCAGCTTCAGCCACCAGGAGTACCAG GACCTGTGTCGCCAGCACATGGCGTCCAAAGGTGCCTTCGGACGCCTGGAAGCCGCCGCCCTGGGTGCTGTGGGAGGAGCGAGCGGAGGGGCAGCGGTGGCAGCGGCAGGCGGCGCAGACTCGAGGGTGAGCAGTGTGTCATCCCAGTTCAGCGATGGAGCTCAGCCCAGTCCCAGCTCCCACAGCAGCACGCCCTCATGGTGTGAGGAGCCAGCACAGGCCAACATGGACATCTCTACTGGTCACATGATACTG GCCTACATGGAGGACCACCTGAGGAATAAGGACCGTCTGATGAAGGAGTGGGAGGCTCTGTGTTCCTACCAGGCCGAGCCCAGTGCTGTGTCTGTGGCTCAGAGTGAGTCCAACGCCAAGAAGAACCGCTGCCCTGACTCCGTGCCCT ATGATCATTCGAGGGTAAAGCTGAAAGTGGAGATCAACCCGTCACGGTCTGACTACATCAATGCCAGTACGATA ATTGAGCATGACCCTCGGATGCCGGCGTACATTGCCACCCAGGGCCCCCTGCCACACACTATCTCTGATTTCTGGCAG ATGGTCTGGGAGAACGGCTGCACTGTGATCGTGATGATGACGGCTCTGGTGGAGGACGGAGAGAAGCAGTGCGATCGCTACTGGCCCGATGAAGGCTCGTCCCTCTACCACATCTATGAG GTGAACTTGGTGTCAGAGCACATCTGGTGTAACGACTTCCTGGTGAGAAGTTTCTACCTGAAGAACGTGCAGACGCAGGAGACCAGGACGCTCACTCAGTTCCACTTCCTCAGCTGGCCGGCTCAGGGCATCCCCACCTCCACACGCCCACTGCTGGACTTCCGCAG gaAGGTGAATAAGTGCTACAGAGGACGATCCTGCCCCATCATCGTGCACTGCAG TGACGGGACGGGACGGACTGGGACCTACATCCTGATTGACATGGTTCTGAATCGCATGGCTAAAG GTGTGAAAGAGATCGACATCGCCGCGACACTGGAGCACGTTCGGGACCAGAGGCCTGGGATGGTTCGCACCAAG gaccagtttgagttcgCACTGACTGCTGTCGCTGAGGAAGTCAATGCCATCCTCAAAGCTCTGCCCCAGTGA
- the LOC121177654 gene encoding receptor-type tyrosine-protein phosphatase-like N isoform X6 yields the protein MRSPRLWAALCLLLTASCRLCSAARHGCLFEKKLCPRDQLCNDDGLFGQCQAPHQEPVQYQVSVPVLHKLQEVLRDLMVQGLTWRDDVTQVIIGRELSHIPTISSSSKLHEKMAKQLSGSSQRSVQGPGDPSDPEMVQQYVDYMILDPSRSSVHMQTPLLDPYTYHQQQYGYQEEEERSLNSLDDNPAFPLLASPSRSGSRGLLDRDRQLLQDLVSFYLTSPSSSSSSSSSSPSAVQSLSRLRGAAGLPSSLSSSSSSSSSSFYPELDFPLDYGEDYVSQMSQLGKEQQQEQEEKKAQKEHNTLSGLDEPSLQRLAVLLDHYGLDMKDLSPEQKDHVPAALKQLQLESSYAHKQTKDKYGDNAATGKKITEGSVLHKVVTPESPPSTNKSPKLEGPQKEPSPTVASNQDKLGKKEPAAKAEEYGYIVTNQSVVGPAITFRIRPNSKNLTAGDVAEAAVAEKNLLESEMGLKVLQSGVGERNNGKALPLVTRVHSGSRWVFATLVAMACIGGLLVVAMSIACLRHHAHRLAAKKLGLGPEGGSFSHQEYQDLCRQHMASKGAFGRLEAAALGAVGGASGGAAVAAAGGADSRVSSVSSQFSDGAQPSPSSHSSTPSWCEEPAQANMDISTGHMILAYMEDHLRNKDRLMKEWEALCSYQAEPSAVSVAQSESNAKKNRCPDSVPYDHSRVKLKVEINPSRSDYINASTIIEHDPRMPAYIATQGPLPHTISDFWQMVWENGCTVIVMMTALVEDGEKQCDRYWPDEGSSLYHIYEVNLVSEHIWCNDFLVRSFYLKNVQTQETRTLTQFHFLSWPAQGIPTSTRPLLDFRRKVNKCYRGRSCPIIVHCSDGTGRTGTYILIDMVLNRMAKGVKEIDIAATLEHVRDQRPGMVRTKDQFEFALTAVAEEVNAILKALPQ from the exons gttgCTTGTTTGAGAAGAAGCTCTGTcccagagatcagctgtgcaaCGATG ACGGTTTGTTTGGGCAGTGCCAGGCTCCTCACCAGGAGCCCGTCCAGTACCAGGTGTCTGTGCCCGTCCTCCACAAACTGCAGGAAGTCCTCAGAGACCTGATGGTGCAAG GTCTGACCTGGAGAGATGATGTCACCCAGGTGATCATTGGGCGAGAGCTGAGTCACATTCCTACCATCAGTTCCTCCTCGAAACTTCATGAGAAGATGGCCAAACA ACTGTCGGGCTCCAGTCAGCGGAGCGTTCAGGGGCCCGGGGATCCATCCGACCCCGAGATGGTGCAGCAGTATGTGGACTACATGATCCTCGATCCCTCCCGATCCTCCGTCCACATGCAGACGCCCCTGCTGGACCCGTACACCTACCACCAG cagcagtatggctaccaggaggaggaggagcgctCCCTCAACTCTCTAGATGATAATCCAGCCTTCCCGCTCCTCGCCTCCCCCTCCCGCTCCGGATCCAGAGGACTACTGGACCGAGACCGTCAGCTTCTCCAGGACCTGGTGTCTTTTTACCTcacctccccttcctcttcttcttcctcctcttcctcttcaccctcggCTGTTCAGTCCCTCTCTCGTCTCAGAGGGGCTGCAGGTCTCCCCTCTTCACtgtcttcctcatcctcctcctcgtcctcctctttcTACCCAGAGCTGGACTTCCCTCTGGATTACGGCGAGGACTATGTTTCCCAGATGTCCCAGCTTGGcaaagaacagcagcaggagcaggaggagaagaaggcaCAGAAGGAACACAACACCTTGTCTGGACTGGATG AGCCCTCTCTGCAGAGACTGGCCGTGCTGCTCGATCATTACGGCCTCGACATGAAGGACTTGTCCCCTGAGCAGAAAGACCACGTGCCGGCTGctctgaagcagctgcagctggagagcTCCTACGcccacaaacaaaccaaag ATAAATATGGAGACAATGCTGCCACAGGGAAGAAG ATCACAGAGGGTTCAGTGCTGCACAAGGTGGTCACTCCAGAGTCTCCACCCTCCACCAACAAGTCCCCCAAACTGGAGGGGCCCCAGAAAGAGCCGAGCCCCACTGTGGCATCCAACCAGGACAAACTGGGAAAGAAGGAGCCAGCAGCCAAGGCGGAGGAGTACGGCTACATCGTCACCAACCAGAG TGTCGTTGGACCTGCCATCACCTTCAGGATCAGACCCAACTCCAAGAACCTGACTGCTGGAGATGTGGCAGAGGCAGCAG TTGCAGAGAAGAACCTCCTGGAGTCAGAGATGGGCCTGAAGGTGCTGCAGAGTGGCGTTGGAGAG AGGAATAATGGGAAAGCGCTGCCTTTGGTGACCCGAGTCCACTCTGGCTCCCGCTGGGTGTTTGCCACGCTGGTGGCAATGGCCTGCATCGGTGGCCTCCTGGTGGTGGCCATGAGTATTGCCTGCCTGCGTCACCACGCCCACCGTCTGGCAGCCAAGAAGCTTGGCCTGGGGCCGGAGGGAGGCAGCTTCAGCCACCAGGAGTACCAG GACCTGTGTCGCCAGCACATGGCGTCCAAAGGTGCCTTCGGACGCCTGGAAGCCGCCGCCCTGGGTGCTGTGGGAGGAGCGAGCGGAGGGGCAGCGGTGGCAGCGGCAGGCGGCGCAGACTCGAGGGTGAGCAGTGTGTCATCCCAGTTCAGCGATGGAGCTCAGCCCAGTCCCAGCTCCCACAGCAGCACGCCCTCATGGTGTGAGGAGCCAGCACAGGCCAACATGGACATCTCTACTGGTCACATGATACTG GCCTACATGGAGGACCACCTGAGGAATAAGGACCGTCTGATGAAGGAGTGGGAGGCTCTGTGTTCCTACCAGGCCGAGCCCAGTGCTGTGTCTGTGGCTCAGAGTGAGTCCAACGCCAAGAAGAACCGCTGCCCTGACTCCGTGCCCT ATGATCATTCGAGGGTAAAGCTGAAAGTGGAGATCAACCCGTCACGGTCTGACTACATCAATGCCAGTACGATA ATTGAGCATGACCCTCGGATGCCGGCGTACATTGCCACCCAGGGCCCCCTGCCACACACTATCTCTGATTTCTGGCAG ATGGTCTGGGAGAACGGCTGCACTGTGATCGTGATGATGACGGCTCTGGTGGAGGACGGAGAGAAGCAGTGCGATCGCTACTGGCCCGATGAAGGCTCGTCCCTCTACCACATCTATGAG GTGAACTTGGTGTCAGAGCACATCTGGTGTAACGACTTCCTGGTGAGAAGTTTCTACCTGAAGAACGTGCAGACGCAGGAGACCAGGACGCTCACTCAGTTCCACTTCCTCAGCTGGCCGGCTCAGGGCATCCCCACCTCCACACGCCCACTGCTGGACTTCCGCAG gaAGGTGAATAAGTGCTACAGAGGACGATCCTGCCCCATCATCGTGCACTGCAG TGACGGGACGGGACGGACTGGGACCTACATCCTGATTGACATGGTTCTGAATCGCATGGCTAAAG GTGTGAAAGAGATCGACATCGCCGCGACACTGGAGCACGTTCGGGACCAGAGGCCTGGGATGGTTCGCACCAAG gaccagtttgagttcgCACTGACTGCTGTCGCTGAGGAAGTCAATGCCATCCTCAAAGCTCTGCCCCAGTGA